The Planktothrix tepida PCC 9214 DNA segment TTAGAGCAAATAGACTTCAAAGCTAGGAAATTTCAAGTTATTGGCAAAGGTAATAAGCAACGGTGGTGTTTTTATAGTGAATTTGTGCAACTAAGTCTGAATCACTACATCACATATTACAGACATCTAACCCATCCAGCTTTGTTTACTGCTCAACAGCCCAAAACTGGGGTTGTCTCCCGTCTTTCTTACCGTATGGCGCATAAATCCTGGACAAGTTTGATTGGGAATATTCCAGAGCTTCAGGGGGTGAGACTTCATGATTTAAGACACACTTTTGCTACAGAACGGGTGG contains these protein-coding regions:
- a CDS encoding tyrosine-type recombinase/integrase, with protein sequence LEQIDFKARKFQVIGKGNKQRWCFYSEFVQLSLNHYITYYRHLTHPALFTAQQPKTGVVSRLSYRMAHKSWTSLIGNIPELQGVRLHDLRHTFATERVGLMGIEELRALMGHDSIQTTLRYQKVTPQRAEKVAQMAFSSLPNFSE